A single Primulina eburnea isolate SZY01 chromosome 11, ASM2296580v1, whole genome shotgun sequence DNA region contains:
- the LOC140805382 gene encoding uncharacterized protein produces MNMFSLITNCTSAKSSWDTLQRHCEGSESVRRTRLRILTSKFETIKMEESENILDYDRRLREIANETFSIGDSISKKRLVSKVLRSLPERFNIKICAINEAKDTSQMASEDLISSLRTFEMNLDMQKKDKGKTIAFQASNDPYNELLQISQEVNDSDLCEDSISFITKKFGDYLKIIRDKKKDAQPSKFPSPPAPERSQKYPAKQQFQPRNEGKGQSNAKKYDSVQCRECQGFGHYANECANILRKNKGYNVSLSDEESDIEEKSTDEDNQISLTALLTENRRLQVNPLGVAIPGRNICKNSVCLKSTTSGNSIVDEELEADDEEMTLESVQMLYEELFEDWTKRNKLNSTLVKENTDLKVVVAKLEVILCKKDVELGKTKGKLQKATETLSKFNSSTSKLEIILSMGRDDKKGFGFKDIVYETGEFLKPIVFVKGKTETFTPPQSTPSTKSFPLKRQPTAPVTKKRKRRYVCHYCFKPGHIRPYCFKLSDSRMNQNQSQMLPPMFHNTFRNTSKNRPTMKQVLVQKVKVHCNVVYTSLKTNTAGYWYFDSGSSRHKTRSQDYLIDYVEQKCGRVTYGGGAKGKIVGKETLNVEGLPKLHNVLYVEGLSSNLISISQL; encoded by the coding sequence ATGAACATGTTCAGTTTAATCACAAACTGTACTTCTGCTAAAAGTTCATGGGATACTCTCCAAAGACACTGTGAAGGTTCTGAGAGTGTGCGACGAACCAGATTGAGGATACTCACTTCCAAATTCGAGACGATAAAGATGGAAGAATCTGAGAACATACTCGATTACGATCGTCGCCTACGGGAAATTGCTAATGAGACATTCAGTATTGGAGACTCTATCTCCAAAAAGCGTCTAGTTAGCAAGGTCCTCCGTTCTCTGCCCGAAAGattcaacataaaaatttgTGCAATAAATGAGGCTAAGGACACTTCTCAGATGGCATCGGAAGACCTTATCAGTTCACTACGCACCTTTGAAATGAACCTGGACATGCAGaagaaggataaagggaagACAATTGCATTCCAAGCTTCAAATGACCCCTACAATGAACTCCTTCAAATATCTCAAGAAGTCAATGACTCTGATCTCTGCGAGGATTCTATCTCATTTATCACAAAGAAATTTGGTGATTACTTgaaaataatcagagataagaagaaggatgcacaaccaTCTAAATTTCCAAGCCCTCCTGCACCTGAAAGGTCACAAAAGTACCCTGCCAAGCAACAATTTCAACCAAGGAATGAAGGCAAGGGACAATCTAATGCAAAGAAGTATGACTCAGTGCAGTGTAGAGAGTGCCAAGGCTTCGGTCATTATGCCAATGAATGTGCCAACATATTGCGAAAAAATAAAGGCTATAATGTGTCCTTAAGTGATGAAGaatctgatattgaagagaaaTCTACTGATGAAGATAATCAAATCTCCCTGACTGCATTATTGACAGAAAATCGCAGACTGCAGGTGAATCCTTTAGGTGTTGCCATACCTGGTCGCAACATCTGCAAAAATTCGGTGTGTTTAAAATCCACAACTTCTGGAAATTCGATTGTGGATGAGGAATTGGAAGCTGATGATGAAGAGATGACTCTGGAGAGTGTTCAAATGCTTTATGAAGAGTTGTTTGAAGATTGGACCAAACGAAACAAGCTTAACTCAACTCTTGTAAAGGAAAACACTGATCTAAAAGTCGTGGTTGCGAAACTTGAAGTCATTCTGTGCAAAAAGGATGTGGAACTAGGCAAGACCAAGGGCAAACTTCAAAAGGCTACTGAAACCTTATCCAAGTTTAATTCAAGCACCTCCAAGCTTGAAATCATTCTTTCAATGGGAAGAGATGACAAGAAAGGTTTTGGATTCAAAGACATTGTATATGAAACTGGTGAATTTTTAAAACCCATTGTTTTTGTGAAGGGAAAGACTGAAACATTCACACCGCCACAATCTACACCTTCAACCAAAAGCTTTCCACTGAAAAGACAACCCACTGCACCTGTTACTAAGAAGAGAAAACGAAGGTATGTATGTCATTACTGTTTTAAGCCTGGACATATCAGGCCATATTGTTTTAAACTCAGTGATAGTCGCATGAACCAAAACCAAAGTCAGATGTTGCCTCCAATGTTTCACAACACTTTCCGCAACACCTCCAAGAATCGGCCCACAATGAAGCAGGTTTTGGTACAGAAGGTAAAAGTTCACTGTAATGTTGTTTATACTTCATTAAAAACTAATACTGCAGGCTActggtactttgatagtgggAGCTCACGCCATAAGACAAGGTCACAAGACTATCTCATCGATTATGTTGAACAAAAATGTGGCAGAGTAACTTATGGAGGGGGAGCAAAAGGAAAAATTGTTGGGAAGGAAACTTTGAATGTCGAAGGGCTACCAAAGCTCCATAATGTGCTCTATGTTGAAGGGCTATCCTCAAATTTGATAAGCATAAGTCAATTATGA